The Maridesulfovibrio hydrothermalis AM13 = DSM 14728 DNA window CACCTCCATCAGTTCAAGCAGTACAGACGCGCCGCTCTACTTCAAACCGGCTATATTTTTCTGGCAGGACTGGTTCTATGGCTGCTGGCTGTGGCCTATTTTCAACGCAGAGAACAAGGTAAAAAGCTGGGCCGCCTCGAACGGTTTCAAGCTAATCTGCTTGACAACATGCCTGACGGTCTACTGACTCTTTCTCCCGACGGAACAATTCTGGCCGCGAACGGATCTGCCCATAAACTGCTGGACACCTCTGCTGACAAAGCCCTTGCGGGCATGAACTGGAATAATTTTTCATATGAATCCCTACAGGAATTCAAACGGGGAAATGTTATCTGGATTCACGCCAAACTAAGCGGTAAGAATCTTGAATTCATTATCTTCCCCTACTTTGAAAGCAAGGATGAAGAACGTACCATGATCATCATTCGTGACCGCACTGATATTTCCGGTCTGGAAGAAGATCTTTATGAAGCACGCAGACTGGCATCAATCGGCTCACTTGCCGCCGGAGTAGCTCATGAAATCCGTAACCCGTTAAGTTCCCTGCGCGGATTTGCCCAGTTATTTGCCGAGAAGTTCAAAGACGAGCAGCCCTACGGGACTTACGCCACCACGATGCTTGAAGAAGCAGACCGCCTCAACCGCGTTGTAACAGATCTTCTTTACCTGTCTAAACCACATGAACTGGACCCGGTGACTCTTGAACTCAGCGACCTCCTTGAATCCATGCAGACTCTCATGGGGTTTGACCTTGAGCATAAAGGAGCCGTCATTGAAACAGAGCTTAAAACAACTCAGGTTTATGCAGACTCTGACGGTATCAGGCAGGTGCTTTTAAATCTGCTGGTCAACAGCCTTGATGCCATTCCTGAGCAGGGAGGAAAAATCAGTATCACGGCAGAAAGCGATGAACATGGCGTGTGGATCAGCATATGCGACAACGGACCGGGCATGCCGGACGACATCCGCAAACACGCCCTTGAACCATTTTTCACTGACAAGCCCAAAGGAACCGGACTTGGCCTTGCAATAGTCAATACAATCATGCGCGGGCACAATGGACGGGTAAGCATCTCAGACCCCGCAGCCACGGACCCGCTGAATGGAACCTGCGTAAAGC harbors:
- a CDS encoding two-component system sensor histidine kinase NtrB, with protein sequence MELSSKKSNKLPLALALLALVLLGAGSLYLTWHNLRQMHQTVFEHMLLSARSISRGLDIQLVEGARRMRGPGMQGRNTRRMPANLVPEARELFKEMVAQGDLLFIALYGPDRKPLLVVEQGKEINKFSPPLRMFDIIRNMRESSTPVVINGQAALLYGTIGQPALLKIYGNTKHRFLPPQERETYLLLALNAEKHLHQFKQYRRAALLQTGYIFLAGLVLWLLAVAYFQRREQGKKLGRLERFQANLLDNMPDGLLTLSPDGTILAANGSAHKLLDTSADKALAGMNWNNFSYESLQEFKRGNVIWIHAKLSGKNLEFIIFPYFESKDEERTMIIIRDRTDISGLEEDLYEARRLASIGSLAAGVAHEIRNPLSSLRGFAQLFAEKFKDEQPYGTYATTMLEEADRLNRVVTDLLYLSKPHELDPVTLELSDLLESMQTLMGFDLEHKGAVIETELKTTQVYADSDGIRQVLLNLLVNSLDAIPEQGGKISITAESDEHGVWISICDNGPGMPDDIRKHALEPFFTDKPKGTGLGLAIVNTIMRGHNGRVSISDPAATDPLNGTCVKLFFPNPRSEG